Below is a window of Inquilinus sp. Marseille-Q2685 DNA.
ATCAGACCCAGTTCCTTTTCGATCTGGCTGTGCAACTCGGCCGGCACGCCTTGCGGGTACAGCCTGGCCGCACCCTCCCAGGTCAGCCGTTCCAGACGATCCTGCGGGGGTTCGCCGTTCGGCGTGATCTCCTCGGGATACAGATATTTCTTGGACAGCTCATCCAGGTCGAAGCGGCAGCGCTCGGCGATCTCGATCGTCCGCTCCAGCGCATAAGGATGATCGCGGAACAGCCGCGCCATCTCGTCGGGCGTCTTCAGGTGCCGCTCGGCATTGGCCTCCAGCCGCCAGCCGGCATTGTCGATGGTGCAGTGCTCGCGGATGCAGGTCAGCGCGTCCTGCAGCCGCCGCCGCTGCGGCACGTGATACAGCACGTCGTTGGTGGCGACCATCGGTGCTCGGGTGCGGAAAGCCACCTCCCGCAGCTCCTCCAGCCGCCGCGCATCGTCGCCGCGATAGCGGTGGCTGGCCGCCAGGAAGACCCGCTTTCCCATGTCCGAGCGCAGCCGGTCGAGATGCGCGACGAAGCCGCCGTCGATCCGGTCGGGCGGCAGCACCGCCAGGACTTGGCCGTCGCTGAACGGCAGCAGGTCGGCGTGGTACAGCAGGCATTCGCCCTTCTTCGCCCGGAGATTCCCCTGGGTCAGCAGCCGGCACAGCCGGCCATAGGCGTCGATATCGGTCGGATAGCACAGCAGGCTCGGCGCATCGACGAAGTCCAGCCGGCAGCCAACGATGTAGGGGATGCGGCAGGCCTTCTGCCGGTTCTGGTCGCGATTGGCGGCGATATGGCCGCGCACGATCCCGGCCAGGCTGTTGCGGTCGGTCACCGCGATGGCGGACAGGCCCAGCAGGATCGCCGTCTCCACCAGCTCCGCCGGATGCGACCCGCCGCGCAGGAAGGAGAAGTTGGTGGTGACGTGCAGCTCGGCATAGGCGGTCATGGGACGGCCCTCCGCCAGGATTCCTTACCGAGTCCCCCCTCCCCTTGCGGGAGGGGGGCAGGGGGAGGGGTCTGCGCGCGTCCGCGCGCGAAAGGGATTTTTTCAGAATCCTCCTCACCGTCATTGCGAGGAGGCGAAGCCGACGAAGCAATCCAGAGGCCGTTGCGTGGGGTCCCTGGACTGCTTCGCTGCGCTCGCAATGACGGTGAGGGAGCAACGCTCTGCGGATACAGGCGCTGACGATATCGCGCCGCCGGCTCGGGACCCCGACAACCCCTTCTACCCCTCCCGCGAGGGGAGGGGGGACTCAAAATATGCAGCGCTCTGAGGACCACCCCGGCCATCAGTCGAACATCCCGTGCAGGTACCAGCGGGCGGTCTCGCCCTCGCGGTACAGACCGGCGCGGTAGAGCCAGAAGCGGCGGCCGGTCTCGTCCTCCACCCGGTAATAGTCGCGGATCATATCCGGCTCCGCCCGGTCCTGCGGCCGGGCCTGGCGCCACCATTCATAGGCGATGCGCTCCGGCCCGTCGGCACGGCGCACGCGGTGGGTCTTGCCGGCCCATTGGAAGCTGGTCGGCGGGTCGTCCGGGATCTGGGCGATCGCCTTGATCGGCTCCGGCCGGCGCAGGAGGCGCAGAGGGCGGATCCAGCTGGACGGCCAGGGCTTGCCCTGATCCGGGGCCAGCGGCGGGCGGGGGGCGACGCAGCGCTCGGGCAGGTGGCGCTCCACCGCGGCCGGACGCCAGATCCGGTCGAAGCCGATGCGGTTGCCGACGATGTCGACGAAGCCGGCCAGATCCGCGATCCCGGCGCTTTCGCCCTCCAGCGTGCTCAGGCCCGATTGGCGTCCCGCCACCGGCGCCACCCGGTCGGCGCGCAGCGTCGCGACCTCGATGCCGAAGCCGGGGTCGACCCGGTCCAGCCGGTCGGCCAACAGGCGCCCGACCCGCGCCGGGTCGCGCACCGGCAGGGCGGTGCGGATGGCGATGGTCTGGCAGCGGCCGTCGACCCTGTGGAAGGCGGCGATGAACTGCGCCGCGCCCATCATCCGCGCCTCCAGCCGGGCGCAGAGATCGGCGGCCAGCGCGGCGATGGCGCGCTGCAGGTCCTCCGGCGTGCCGATCGGCTCGGCGAAGGCCAGGCGGGCGAACCAGGGTGTCGGCGGCCGGCGGAAGCCGACCGTCTCCTCGGCCCGGCCCAGCGCCTGGTCCAGCCGCAGCAGCGGGCCGGCGCCGAAGCGGCGGGCCAGGCCGGCGCGCGGCGCCGCCAGCAGCTCGCCGATCCGGGTCAGGCCGATCCGCCGCAGCGCCGCGACCTCGTCCTCGCCCAGCCGCAGCGCCGCCATCGGCAGCGGGGTCAGGGCCTCGTGCTCGGTGCCGTCCGGCAGGATCCGCCGATCGGCCCGGTCGTAATGCGCCAGCGCCCAGGCGGCGCCGAAGCTGCCGGCGACGGCGATGCGGGCGGGCAGGCCCCGGCGTTCCAGCCGCCCGGCCAGGTCGGCCAGCAGCCCGTCCTCGCCGCCCCAGAGATGGGCGCAGCCGGTGATGTCGAGCCACAGCCCGTCGGGCGGGCAGGGGGCGACGGCGGGGCTGTAGCGGCCGGCCCAGCGCACCAGCCGGGCCAGGGCCCGGGCATCGGCGGCAGGATCGGCCGGGACCAGGGCCAGCGCCGGCAGCACGGCGCGGGCGTCGGTCGCCTTCTGGCCGGGCCGGATGCCGGCGGCCCAGCCGCGGCCGTCCACCGCCACCACCTGGCGCCGCTGCTCGACGGTCTCGACGATCGCGACCGGCTCAGCCGGCCAGGCGTCGGGAGGCGTGGTCAGCCGCAGCCGCGTGATCGGCCAGTTCGGCAACCACAGCGAGACGATCCGTCCCATCCTCGGTCTCCACGATCCAGCGGCCGGGCCGGCCGCCGCGGCTGTGGGTCAGAGCCAGCTCCCAGCGCGCCGGGCCGACCCAGGCGGTGGCACCGCCGCTCGGCGCCGGGGCCACGGTCCAGCGCGTCACCGCGGCGCTGGCAGCGGTGCGGCCTGGCCGCAGCGCGACCGGCCGGCGCTGCAGCAGGAAGGCGGTGGTGCCGTGCGCCTCGCAGGCCAGCTGCAGCCGCCGCTCGGCTAAGAGCTCGGCCCGCGCCGCCTCGGCCAGCACGGCGCCGAATCCGCGGGTGCGCAGCGCCTCCTCCGCCACCGCCAGGACGCCGGTCTCGTCGCGCGGCCGGACCAGGACCAGCCGGTCGGGATCCAGCCCCAGCGCGGCCAGGGCCGGCGGGTACAAATCGTCGGCCGCGGCGCACCACAGCACCGGCCCGCGCTTCTGCAGCCGGGCCAGGAGCCGCGCGGAAAAACCGGTGGCCGCCGCCCCGGCCGGATCGTCGCCGGCGCCGGCGATCCGGTGCAGCCGGCCGAGCGCCAGCCCGCCGCGCGGCAGGCGGTCATCGATCGGAGGCAGGGCGAGCGGCAGGACTCCCGGCTCCTCGACAGCGGATCCGTACCGGTTCAGGCGCTCGCGCAGGGCAGCGAGGGCGGACATGGCGGGGCATGGTTGTTCCGTATTTGTTCCAATATGAATCCACCGCCGAGCCCGAGAGTCAAGCCGGGTTGGGCCGCCCCATGAATCCGGGCGGCCCGCGGTCAGGCTGCGCGGGTGCCGGGCAGGAACAGCCGGACCGGCCGGATCTCGTAGCCGCCGGCGCCGGGATTGGCCTGCGCCAGGTCCTGGGCGATGGCCACCGCCTCGTCCCGCGACTCGCAGTCGACCACGTAGAAGCCGAGCATCTGCTCCTTGGTCTCGGCATAGGGGCCGTCGATCACCAAAGGCGGCTCATGGCCCTTCATCAGCGTGGTCGCGGCGCTGGTGAAGGCCAGCCGCGCCGCCGGGCCGAGCCTGCCCTCGGCGGCCAGCCGACGGTGGACGACGTCGAGCCGGGCCATGACCGCGTCGTCCTCCGCCTGGGTCCAGGCGCCGACGGCCTCTTCCGAGTTGTAGCAGAGAATGGCGTAGAGCATCCGGGCCTCCCCTTCCCGTGTCCGGGCGGGAGTATGCCTGAGTCGGGCTGCGCCGGCATCCCGGCTGGCGGTCAGGGCGTCGGCTGCACCACCACGGCGCCGGGGGCCACGGTCACGGCCGTGCCGCCGGCCGCCGGCAGATAGGCGCTGGTCATGACGTCGACCTTGTCGGCGCGGATCGTCTCCAGCGTCTGGCACAGCGACCATTTCGCGGTCGGGCCGGAGACGGTGACGCGGTCGCCGATCCGGACCGGGACGGGCTTGCCCTGGATCGCCACCTCGCTGCCGTCGTCGCGGCGCAGCACGGTGCAGGGCCGGCCGACCTGGAGCGTGCCGGTGTAGACGACGCTGATGCCGTCATGCCACTGGGTCGACACCTTCGGGAAATCGTAGGGCGGGATCTGGGCCTGCTGCTGGGCGGTCTGGCAGGCGCCCAAGAGGGTCGCCGCGGCGAATGCGATGAAGAGGGTCGGCGAGGGGCGATGACGGGTCGACAACACGCGCTCTCTTTCTCGTTTTGGCGGCGGAATCATTTCTTCCAATACGGTTTCTTCCATACAGGCGAAGCGGGGCCGCCGTCCAGCCGGCGTTACAAGCGAAGGTTCCGGACCAAAGACGGGTTATTTCAGACCGGATTGCGGGGACTTTGTGATCCGGTGTGTCCTAACCTCTGGAATTGTCTGACGAAATCGTCCGGGAATGCCCTCGAACCGTCACGGTTCGGCGGTTTCCTTTTGCCCGGGTTGATTGTATGCCCTTGGGGCCCTGATGCGGCCCGACACGGTTTCGAGAGGGGCCGGGCCGCACGCTCTCTGGAGTCTGCAGGATGTCGAAGGCCGATCAGCACAAGGCCGAAATCGTCGATGGCGTCGTGGCCCTGGCCAAGCAGCGGCTCGACCCGGCGAAGGGAGGAATGGCCGAGCGGTTCACCCGCCTGTACTTCCGCAACGTGCCGCCGCACGACGTGCTGCGCGAGGGCACGGACACCCTCTACAGCGTCGCCCTCGGACTGCTGCAGTTCGGCGGCGAGCGCCGCAAGGGCGAGGTCAAGATCCGGATCTTCAACCCGGTCTATGACGATTACGGCTGGCGCAGCCCGCACACCGTGATCGAGATCATCAACGACGACATGCCGTTCCTGGTCGATTCGGTGACCGCGGCGCTGTCCGAGCTGGGCCTGACCGTGCATCTGGTGGTCCACCCGATCCTGGCTGTGACCCGCGACGCCCAGGGCCGGCTGACCGATGTGCAGGATCCGGCGGAGGCGCCCGAAGGCACGCCGGCCGAGAGCTTCATGCATGTCCAGATCGACGAGCGCACCGACCAGGCGACGCTCGACCGGATCGCGGCGACGCTGCGGGCGGTTCTGGCCGATGTCCGCGCCGCGGTCGAGGACTGGGGCGCGATGCGCCAGCAGATCCGCGCCGTGCTGGAGGAGCTGGACCACGAGGCGCTGCCGGTCGACCCGGGCGAGACGCGCGAGATCATCGCCTTCCTGGAATGGCTCGAGGACGACCACTTCACCTTCCTGGGCTATCGCCGCTACGACTTCGCTCGCACCGAGGACGGGCTCGAGATCGCGATCGTGCCGGGCAGCGGCCTGGGCATCCTGCGCCAGCAGGATGTCTCGGTGTTCGACGGCGCCCGCCGCTACGACCGGATGTCGGAAGAGGCGCAGTCGATGCTGCGCAGCACGGCGCCCTTGACCGTCACCAAGGCCAGCCTGAAGGCGACGGTGCACCGGCCGGTGCATCTCGACGTCTTCACCGTCAAGATCTTCGACGAGGCCGGCGAGGTGGTGGGCGACCACATGTTCGTCGGCCTGTTCACCTCGGTCGCCTACAGCCGCAGCGCCCGCGACATCCCCTATCTCAGGGCCAAGGTCAGCCGCACCCTGGCACGCGCCGGGCTGGACCCGCGCAGCCATGACGGCAAGGCGCTGGGCCATATCCTCGACACCTATCCGCGCGACGAGCTGTTCCAGATCTCCGACGAGCAGCTGCTCGACATCGGCATGGGCATCCTGCACCTGCAGGAGCGGCAGCGGACGGCGCTGTTCGTGCGCCGCGACCCGTTCGGGCGCTTCGTCTCCTGCCTCGTCTACGTGCCGCGCGACCGCTACAACACCGATCTGCGCCACCGCATCCAGAAGATCCTGCAGAAGGCGTATGGCGGCCCGGTCACGGCCTTCACCACCCAGATGACCGAAGGGGCGCATGCCCGCGTCCACTTCCTGATCAAGACCGAGCCCGGCCAGGGCACCGACGAGCCGGTCGACGTGATCGAGGAGCGGCTGGTCGAGGCCGGGCGCAGCTGGTCCGACCTGCTGCAGTCGGCCCTGGTCGAGAAGAAGGGCGAGGAGCAGGGGCTGATCCTGCTGCGCCGCTACGCCGAGGCCTTCCCCGCCGGGTATCGCGAGGAGACCACGCCGGCCGCGGCGATCGTCGACATCGAGCGGATCGAGGAGATCGACGAGGACGGCGAGATCGGGCTGCACCTGTTCCGCCCGATCGAGGCGGCGCCGAACGAGCTGCGCTTCAAGCTGTACCACCGCGGCACGCCGGTGCCGCTGTCCGACGTGCTGCCGATGCTGGAGCATCTGGGATTCAAGGTGGTGTCGGAGCTCCCGACCGAAGTCAACATCCAGGCGATCGGCCAGGCCCACGGGCCGGTCTGGATCCATGATTTCGAGATGCGCAGCCGCAGCGGCGACCCGATCGACCTGAACCGCCTCAAGGCCGTGTTCCAGACCGCCTTCGAGCGGATCTGGACCGGCGACATGGAGGACGACCGGCTGAACCGGCTGGTGCTGGCCGGCGGGCTCGACTGGCGGTCGATCACGCTCCTGCGCGCCTACGCCAAGTTCCTGCGCCAGGCCCGCTTCGCCTTCAGCCAGGAGACGATCGAGGACACGCTGGTGGCGCATCCGGAGATCACGCGGGCGATCGTCCGCATGTTCGCCACCCGCTTCGACCCGGACCTGACCGGCGACCGCGAGGTGGCGATCCGCGGCCTGCTGGTCGAGATCGAGCACGCGCTGGACGCGGTGACCAACCTGGACGAGGACCGCATCCTCCGCCGCTACCTGAACCTGGTGCGGTCGACGCTGCGCACCAACTACTTCCAGACCGACGGCCAGGGCCGGCCGAAGCCGTATCTGTCGCTGAAGCTGGACAGCCTGTCGGTCGAGGAGCTGCCGTTGCCGCGGCCCTGGCGCGAGATCTTCGTCTACAGCCCGCGCATGGAGGGCGTGCATCTCCGTGGCGGCAAGGTCGCCCGCGGCGGCATCCGCTGGTCCGACCGGCGCGAGGATTTCCGCACCGAGATCCTGGGGCTGATGAAGGCGCAGATGGTGAAGAACACCGTCATCGTGCCGGTCGGCTCGAAGGGCGGCTTCGTGCTGAAGCGGCCGCCGGCCCCCTCGGCCGGGCGCGAGGCGTTCCAGGCCGAAGGCGTCGAATGCTACAAGATCCTGATGCGCGGGATGCTCGACATCACCGACACCA
It encodes the following:
- a CDS encoding DUF5818 domain-containing protein, translated to MSTRHRPSPTLFIAFAAATLLGACQTAQQQAQIPPYDFPKVSTQWHDGISVVYTGTLQVGRPCTVLRRDDGSEVAIQGKPVPVRIGDRVTVSGPTAKWSLCQTLETIRADKVDVMTSAYLPAAGGTAVTVAPGAVVVQPTP
- a CDS encoding YciI family protein yields the protein MLYAILCYNSEEAVGAWTQAEDDAVMARLDVVHRRLAAEGRLGPAARLAFTSAATTLMKGHEPPLVIDGPYAETKEQMLGFYVVDCESRDEAVAIAQDLAQANPGAGGYEIRPVRLFLPGTRAA
- a CDS encoding ImuA family protein, translating into MSALAALRERLNRYGSAVEEPGVLPLALPPIDDRLPRGGLALGRLHRIAGAGDDPAGAAATGFSARLLARLQKRGPVLWCAAADDLYPPALAALGLDPDRLVLVRPRDETGVLAVAEEALRTRGFGAVLAEAARAELLAERRLQLACEAHGTTAFLLQRRPVALRPGRTAASAAVTRWTVAPAPSGGATAWVGPARWELALTHSRGGRPGRWIVETEDGTDRLAVVAELADHAAAADHASRRLAG
- a CDS encoding DNA polymerase Y family protein, which encodes MGRIVSLWLPNWPITRLRLTTPPDAWPAEPVAIVETVEQRRQVVAVDGRGWAAGIRPGQKATDARAVLPALALVPADPAADARALARLVRWAGRYSPAVAPCPPDGLWLDITGCAHLWGGEDGLLADLAGRLERRGLPARIAVAGSFGAAWALAHYDRADRRILPDGTEHEALTPLPMAALRLGEDEVAALRRIGLTRIGELLAAPRAGLARRFGAGPLLRLDQALGRAEETVGFRRPPTPWFARLAFAEPIGTPEDLQRAIAALAADLCARLEARMMGAAQFIAAFHRVDGRCQTIAIRTALPVRDPARVGRLLADRLDRVDPGFGIEVATLRADRVAPVAGRQSGLSTLEGESAGIADLAGFVDIVGNRIGFDRIWRPAAVERHLPERCVAPRPPLAPDQGKPWPSSWIRPLRLLRRPEPIKAIAQIPDDPPTSFQWAGKTHRVRRADGPERIAYEWWRQARPQDRAEPDMIRDYYRVEDETGRRFWLYRAGLYREGETARWYLHGMFD
- a CDS encoding NAD-glutamate dehydrogenase translates to MSKADQHKAEIVDGVVALAKQRLDPAKGGMAERFTRLYFRNVPPHDVLREGTDTLYSVALGLLQFGGERRKGEVKIRIFNPVYDDYGWRSPHTVIEIINDDMPFLVDSVTAALSELGLTVHLVVHPILAVTRDAQGRLTDVQDPAEAPEGTPAESFMHVQIDERTDQATLDRIAATLRAVLADVRAAVEDWGAMRQQIRAVLEELDHEALPVDPGETREIIAFLEWLEDDHFTFLGYRRYDFARTEDGLEIAIVPGSGLGILRQQDVSVFDGARRYDRMSEEAQSMLRSTAPLTVTKASLKATVHRPVHLDVFTVKIFDEAGEVVGDHMFVGLFTSVAYSRSARDIPYLRAKVSRTLARAGLDPRSHDGKALGHILDTYPRDELFQISDEQLLDIGMGILHLQERQRTALFVRRDPFGRFVSCLVYVPRDRYNTDLRHRIQKILQKAYGGPVTAFTTQMTEGAHARVHFLIKTEPGQGTDEPVDVIEERLVEAGRSWSDLLQSALVEKKGEEQGLILLRRYAEAFPAGYREETTPAAAIVDIERIEEIDEDGEIGLHLFRPIEAAPNELRFKLYHRGTPVPLSDVLPMLEHLGFKVVSELPTEVNIQAIGQAHGPVWIHDFEMRSRSGDPIDLNRLKAVFQTAFERIWTGDMEDDRLNRLVLAGGLDWRSITLLRAYAKFLRQARFAFSQETIEDTLVAHPEITRAIVRMFATRFDPDLTGDREVAIRGLLVEIEHALDAVTNLDEDRILRRYLNLVRSTLRTNYFQTDGQGRPKPYLSLKLDSLSVEELPLPRPWREIFVYSPRMEGVHLRGGKVARGGIRWSDRREDFRTEILGLMKAQMVKNTVIVPVGSKGGFVLKRPPAPSAGREAFQAEGVECYKILMRGMLDITDTIVGGETVHPERVVRHDEDDPYLVVAADKGTATFSDIANGVSQDYGFWLDDAFASGGSAGYDHKKMGITARGAWESVKRHFRELGTDIQSQDFTCVGVGDMSGDVFGNGMILSEHTRLLGAFNHLHIFVDPDPDAATSFAERKRLFDLGRGSWDQYDAAKLSPGGAVYERKAKSVKLSPEVRARFGIERETVTPNELIQAMLKAEVDLLWFGGIGTYVKSSRESHADVGDKANDALRINGRDVRARVIGEGANLGVTQFGRIEYARIGAGGSGGKLNTDFIDNSAGVDTSDHEVNIKILLGAVVQAGDLTLKQRNQVLESMTEEVGQLVLRDNYLQSQALSLAVGEGFEVLDQQARFMRGLEKAGRLDRVIEMLPTDEELTQRSGNREGLTRPEQAVLLAYAKITIYDALLASDLPDDPALVDDLVLYFPTALRERFKDAIPHHRLRREIVATHVTNSMVNRVGATFVSELADKTGMGVADIARAYLIVRDSFSLRDIWAAVEALDNKAQAQAQIRAMLATRRLIERSVAWILRQQGRGLDISQDVAHLKPGLAELESQLDAAIFDDARAVIDARARGFVEAGFPEDLARRVARLNLWAAGLDIIRIADQAGRGVTEVASVYFEAGRRLGLAWLRDGASRMPASNHWQKQAVGAIVDDLYTLQADLAVRALQDAPAGAAGADVVEAWVGHRRAPVDRIDQLVSELKALDQVDLSMLAVANRNLRGLATG